In Anaerostipes hadrus ATCC 29173 = JCM 17467, a single genomic region encodes these proteins:
- a CDS encoding CpaF family protein encodes MKELLKQRVMEKLNFSQEISDEHLKGVIQEEIMKISEEYPLLLSDKIRLNQEVFYALRRLDILQDLLEDDSVTEIMINGYKNIFIERQGKLHRYPGHFSDNEKLYQVIQQVASGANRMVNERNPIVDARLNDGSRVNIILPPISIDGATMTIRKFAKEPMTLAWLCEREAFSEEIAKFLKILVRARYNIFISGGTGSGKTTLLNGMSNCIPKDERIITIEDSAELKLNGIDNLVRLEMRNANAAGENQVDMKELIKAALRSRPDRIIVGEVRGEEALSMLNAMNTGHDGSISTGHANSCKDMLKRIETMVLMGVDMPVEAIRGQMASAIDVIIHLGRSFDGSRKLMEISEITGMAASQVALHPLFEMNEDDELTMRSELCDQKKLKEYGQYEAYRKLMESFKARDQPVEI; translated from the coding sequence TTGAAGGAATTGCTGAAACAAAGAGTAATGGAGAAATTGAATTTTTCACAGGAGATTTCTGACGAACATTTAAAAGGTGTGATTCAGGAAGAGATCATGAAAATATCAGAAGAATATCCGTTGCTTTTGTCTGACAAGATTCGCTTGAATCAGGAAGTTTTTTATGCTCTTCGAAGATTGGATATTCTGCAAGATCTGTTAGAAGATGATTCTGTGACGGAGATCATGATCAATGGCTATAAAAATATTTTTATTGAGCGGCAAGGAAAACTGCACCGATATCCTGGGCATTTTTCGGATAATGAAAAATTATATCAGGTAATTCAGCAGGTTGCATCAGGAGCGAACCGTATGGTGAATGAACGAAATCCAATTGTGGATGCGAGACTTAACGATGGTTCGAGAGTAAATATCATTTTGCCGCCGATATCGATCGATGGGGCAACGATGACAATCCGAAAGTTTGCAAAGGAACCGATGACATTAGCATGGCTTTGTGAACGGGAAGCATTTTCGGAAGAAATTGCGAAGTTTTTGAAGATTCTTGTAAGGGCGCGCTATAACATTTTTATCTCGGGGGGAACAGGCAGTGGAAAGACGACGTTGCTCAATGGAATGTCAAATTGTATCCCGAAAGATGAGAGGATCATAACAATTGAGGATTCCGCAGAATTGAAACTTAATGGGATTGATAATCTGGTCCGGTTAGAGATGAGGAATGCGAATGCAGCGGGGGAAAATCAGGTCGATATGAAAGAACTGATCAAAGCGGCATTACGTTCACGGCCAGACCGGATCATCGTCGGAGAAGTGCGAGGCGAAGAAGCCTTGTCTATGTTAAATGCAATGAATACAGGCCACGATGGAAGCATCTCGACAGGACATGCGAACAGCTGTAAAGATATGCTTAAGCGAATCGAAACGATGGTCTTGATGGGAGTCGATATGCCAGTAGAGGCGATCCGTGGGCAGATGGCATCTGCAATCGATGTGATCATTCATCTTGGAAGAAGCTTTGACGGAAGTCGAAAACTGATGGAGATTTCAGAGATTACTGGTATGGCGGCGAGTCAGGTAGCATTACATCCGTTGTTTGAGATGAATGAAGATGATGAACTTACAATGAGATCAGAATTATGTGATCAGAAGAAGTTAAAGGAGTATGGTCAGTATGAAGCATATCGGAAACTTATGGAATCTTTTAAAGCAAGAGATCAGCCTGTGGAAATATGA
- a CDS encoding A24 family peptidase, producing the protein MKIWILLFLIMAAIYDYRDFKIPNKLNGAGALITLVLAGVSGMKAADMMIGVLVVLISCGLLFYIGCLGGGDVKLLMVCAISIGRAMPRFLILSFICNGIYAVIFLWKRKNFHLRLFRLFQYVTQCKDNKRLLMYETENGDLMKDGMIHFSFGILAAYMICLLGGGL; encoded by the coding sequence ATGAAGATATGGATTCTATTATTTTTGATCATGGCAGCAATTTATGATTACAGAGATTTCAAGATCCCGAATAAGCTCAATGGGGCGGGAGCGTTAATCACGCTGGTTCTTGCAGGAGTTTCTGGGATGAAGGCAGCAGATATGATGATCGGAGTTTTGGTTGTGCTGATCAGCTGTGGATTATTATTCTATATTGGATGCCTTGGCGGTGGAGATGTGAAGCTGCTGATGGTATGTGCAATATCTATTGGACGGGCAATGCCCCGGTTTCTGATTTTGTCATTTATATGTAACGGTATTTATGCCGTGATCTTTTTATGGAAGAGGAAGAACTTCCATCTGCGATTATTTCGCTTATTTCAATATGTAACACAATGTAAGGATAACAAGAGATTATTGATGTACGAGACAGAGAATGGGGATCTTATGAAAGATGGAATGATACATTTTTCATTTGGGATCCTTGCAGCGTACATGATCTGCCTGTTAGGAGGTGGACTATGA
- a CDS encoding pro-sigmaK processing inhibitor BofA family protein has translation MGQNEMIFYIVAAGCMICLMIGIVKKPAYLLVLLLRGAFCAMIVYGISIVCMRKGITAPVNLNILSIGTGALLGLPGIIVLYAAAVFLLQ, from the coding sequence ATGGGACAAAATGAAATGATCTTTTACATAGTGGCAGCGGGATGTATGATCTGTCTGATGATCGGAATTGTAAAGAAACCGGCATATTTGCTAGTGCTTTTGCTGCGGGGAGCTTTTTGTGCGATGATCGTATATGGAATCAGCATTGTTTGTATGCGGAAAGGAATCACAGCACCAGTCAATCTTAATATCTTGTCCATTGGAACAGGTGCACTGTTGGGGCTTCCAGGAATTATTGTGTTGTATGCGGCAGCGGTGTTTTTATTGCAGTAA
- a CDS encoding type II secretion system F family protein encodes MKHIGNLWNLLKQEISLWKYEKQELVKGICYIVMIAWLFFDRIAFAILLIPYLFVFMKQQRIHKMHREKEKLRKEFREMMISIGNSLSAGYSIENALKTAKNDLEMYEEHSLLAKELQLLINKLKMNEPVDNLLFDMAEHVGLEEFYQFAQVISIAKKSGGNLIEITENTIEHLSQAIQTKEEIHTMIAAKQMEKKIMSVMPYFILLYVRISNPGYFDILYESFAGVLVAVISLLCLWIADIWAERVTEIEI; translated from the coding sequence ATGAAGCATATCGGAAACTTATGGAATCTTTTAAAGCAAGAGATCAGCCTGTGGAAATATGAGAAGCAAGAGTTGGTTAAGGGAATTTGCTATATCGTGATGATCGCATGGCTGTTTTTTGACCGAATTGCATTTGCGATTCTTTTGATTCCATATTTGTTTGTTTTTATGAAACAACAAAGAATTCATAAGATGCATCGGGAGAAGGAAAAGCTGCGAAAGGAATTCCGTGAAATGATGATTTCTATTGGAAATAGTTTATCTGCAGGATACTCTATTGAAAATGCATTGAAAACAGCAAAAAATGATCTGGAGATGTATGAAGAACACAGTTTGTTGGCAAAAGAACTTCAATTGTTGATAAACAAGCTCAAAATGAACGAACCTGTGGATAATCTGCTTTTTGATATGGCGGAACATGTAGGTCTGGAAGAATTTTATCAGTTTGCACAGGTCATATCAATTGCGAAAAAAAGTGGTGGGAATCTGATTGAGATCACGGAAAATACGATAGAACATTTAAGTCAGGCAATCCAGACAAAAGAAGAGATTCACACGATGATCGCGGCAAAACAAATGGAGAAAAAGATCATGTCTGTCATGCCATATTTTATTCTCCTTTATGTAAGGATTTCAAATCCTGGATATTTCGACATACTGTATGAGAGTTTTGCCGGAGTTTTAGTCGCAGTGATTTCTCTTTTATGTCTGTGGATCGCAGATATATGGGCAGAGAGGGTGACTGAGATTGAAATTTAA